One Thomasclavelia spiroformis DSM 1552 DNA window includes the following coding sequences:
- a CDS encoding alpha/beta fold hydrolase: MIEKLKINSIHDGLPLDILIATCNNPKAIVQIVHGMCEYKERYLDFINFLNKNGYIVIIHDLRGHGKSILTKDDLGYFYQDGARAMVEDVYMLSKYIKNKYPNLSLYLFGHSMGSLIVRNYIIKYDSYLDGLIVCGSPSYNRLVGVGKLVCKFLILIKGQRYRSMLMNKLMFGHFNKGFIKKNAWICSDKSVVDKYNQDSLCSFIFTLNGFYHLCTLMQRTYKKDIYACNHDLPILFISGKKDRCMINQKAFDDSIKRLKNRGYRNIESKLFDNMFHEILNEKNNQIVYNTIINFLKGDKYEQ; encoded by the coding sequence ATGATAGAAAAGTTAAAAATTAATTCAATTCATGATGGATTGCCATTAGATATTCTTATTGCTACTTGTAATAATCCTAAAGCAATTGTACAAATTGTTCATGGTATGTGTGAATATAAGGAACGATATTTAGATTTTATTAATTTTTTAAATAAGAATGGATATATAGTTATTATTCATGATTTACGAGGTCATGGAAAAAGTATTTTAACTAAAGATGATTTAGGATATTTTTATCAAGATGGTGCTAGAGCCATGGTTGAAGATGTTTATATGTTAAGTAAGTATATTAAAAATAAATATCCTAATTTATCTTTATATTTATTTGGACATTCAATGGGGTCTTTGATAGTTAGAAATTATATTATTAAATATGATAGTTATCTTGATGGTTTAATAGTTTGTGGTAGTCCTAGTTATAATCGTTTAGTAGGGGTAGGGAAATTAGTTTGTAAGTTTTTAATCTTAATTAAAGGTCAAAGATATCGTAGCATGTTAATGAATAAATTAATGTTTGGACACTTTAATAAAGGGTTTATTAAAAAGAATGCTTGGATATGCAGTGATAAAAGTGTTGTTGATAAATATAATCAAGATAGTTTATGTTCATTTATTTTTACATTAAATGGTTTTTATCATTTATGTACATTAATGCAACGAACGTATAAAAAAGATATTTATGCTTGTAATCATGATTTACCAATTTTATTTATATCTGGAAAGAAAGATCGTTGTATGATTAACCAAAAAGCATTTGATGATAGTATCAAAAGACTTAAGAATAGAGGCTATCGTAATATTGAAAGCAAGTTATTTGATAATATGTTTCATGAGATATTAAATGAAAAGAATAATCAAATTGTATATAATACAATTATTAATTTTTTAAAAGGAGATAAATATGAGCAATAA
- a CDS encoding copper homeostasis protein CutC: protein MKKVVEVCCGGYYDALQASHGGASRIELNSALHMGGLTPSLATLLKVKEETDLEVICMVRPRGAGFCYSDEDFEVMKLDAEILLDNGADGIAFGCLDEEGDINIIQTREMVNIIKSYHKTAVFHRAIDCVNDIDESMNILITIGIDRILTSGLQAKASYGKEMIKYLQEAYGNSIEILAGSGINALNAKRLMDYTGISQVHSSCKDWLLDSTTSRDEVDFSYHGDEYDVVSYELVENLVDIVEDE from the coding sequence ATGAAAAAAGTTGTAGAAGTGTGCTGTGGAGGTTATTATGATGCTTTACAAGCTAGTCATGGAGGAGCATCACGAATTGAATTAAATAGTGCTTTACATATGGGTGGACTTACACCATCATTAGCTACTTTATTAAAAGTTAAAGAAGAAACAGATTTAGAAGTTATTTGTATGGTTAGACCTCGTGGTGCAGGTTTTTGTTATAGCGATGAAGATTTTGAGGTTATGAAGTTAGATGCTGAAATATTGTTAGATAATGGTGCTGATGGTATTGCTTTTGGATGTTTGGATGAAGAAGGCGATATTAATATTATTCAAACTAGAGAAATGGTTAATATTATTAAATCATATCATAAAACAGCTGTTTTTCACCGAGCTATAGATTGTGTTAATGATATTGATGAATCAATGAATATTTTAATTACTATTGGGATTGATCGTATTTTAACTAGTGGTTTACAAGCTAAAGCATCATATGGAAAAGAGATGATCAAATATTTACAAGAAGCTTATGGTAATAGTATTGAAATATTAGCAGGTAGTGGAATTAATGCTTTAAATGCAAAAAGATTAATGGACTATACAGGTATTAGTCAAGTTCATAGTTCTTGTAAAGATTGGTTACTAGATAGTACTACTAGTAGAGATGAAGTTGATTTTAGTTATCATGGTGATGAATATGATGTTGTTAGCTATGAACTTGTAGAAAATCTAGTTGATATAGTTGAAGATGAATAA
- a CDS encoding GNAT family N-acetyltransferase, translating into MSNKSEYQFNYGKTDFSDAKKLRQLIFVEEQGFENEFDEIDERAYHVVVYQDKCAIATGRMYFEDEKTMILGRIAVIKEYRGTGLGNKVVKSLENKAKELNCTTVKLSAQQRAQMFYEKLGYQPIGEVYYDEWCPHITMSKNI; encoded by the coding sequence ATGAGCAATAAATCAGAATATCAATTTAATTATGGTAAGACAGATTTTAGTGATGCTAAAAAATTACGACAACTAATTTTTGTAGAAGAACAGGGATTTGAAAATGAATTTGATGAAATCGATGAGCGTGCATATCATGTAGTTGTTTATCAAGATAAATGTGCAATTGCAACTGGTAGAATGTATTTTGAAGATGAAAAGACAATGATTTTAGGAAGAATTGCAGTAATAAAAGAATATCGTGGAACAGGCCTTGGAAATAAAGTAGTTAAAAGTCTAGAAAATAAAGCAAAGGAATTAAATTGTACGACGGTAAAATTATCTGCTCAACAAAGAGCGCAAATGTTTTATGAAAAATTAGGCTATCAGCCTATAGGTGAAGTTTATTATGATGAGTGGTGTCCGCATATTACAATGTCAAAAAATATTTGA
- a CDS encoding LiaF transmembrane domain-containing protein has product MDFRKNAGIVLVFLGMILTMDRTKDFEGIVATIAYYIKGYWPLILCFIGMYIITTPKKKKK; this is encoded by the coding sequence ATGGATTTTAGAAAAAATGCGGGAATTGTTTTAGTTTTTTTAGGAATGATTTTAACAATGGATCGTACTAAAGATTTTGAGGGAATTGTTGCAACAATAGCATATTATATTAAAGGATATTGGCCACTGATTTTATGTTTTATTGGAATGTATATAATTACGACTCCAAAAAAGAAGAAAAAATAG
- the gpmI gene encoding 2,3-bisphosphoglycerate-independent phosphoglycerate mutase — translation MKKRPIVLCILDGYGLSERVDGNAVKLANTPNIDDLMMIYPTTRIKASGMPVGLPDGQMGNSEVGHLNIGAGRTVYQSLTLINKAVEDGSFYKNEEFLKAINNVKENNSKLHIWGLLSNGGVHSSNEHIYALLKLAKQEGLEKVYVHAFLDGRDVAPDSGVDFVKELADKIEEIGVGEIATISGRYYAMDRDKRFDRIELAFDAIVNHKGESFECPVQYVKDSYAKETYDEFVIPGYNKNVDGQVCDNDSIIFANFRPDRAIQLSTVITNDGFYDHTFNNVPNNLTFVCMMKYADSVNGSIAFALPELTNTLGDYLSAKGLKQLRIAETEKYAHVTFFFDGGIDKEIEGATRVLVNSPKVATYDLQPEMSAYEVKDKLIEELDKDIHDVVIVNFANCDMVGHTGVIPAAIKAVSVVDECVGAVYDKVLELGGTMLITADHGNSEMLLDEDNNPFTAHTTNEVPLILTNSHLELREGGKLGDLAPTILQLLGLEIPAEMDGQSLIK, via the coding sequence ATGAAAAAAAGACCAATTGTATTATGTATCTTAGATGGATATGGATTAAGTGAACGAGTTGATGGTAATGCAGTTAAACTTGCAAATACACCAAATATAGATGATTTAATGATGATTTATCCAACAACTAGAATTAAAGCTTCAGGTATGCCTGTAGGATTACCTGATGGACAAATGGGTAATAGTGAAGTTGGACATTTAAATATTGGAGCTGGTAGAACAGTTTATCAATCTTTAACTTTAATTAATAAAGCAGTTGAAGATGGAAGTTTTTATAAAAATGAAGAATTTTTAAAAGCAATCAATAATGTAAAAGAAAATAACTCTAAATTACATATTTGGGGATTATTATCAAATGGTGGAGTCCATTCATCAAATGAACATATTTATGCTTTATTGAAATTAGCAAAACAAGAAGGATTAGAAAAAGTATATGTACACGCATTTTTAGATGGTCGTGATGTTGCTCCTGATAGTGGTGTTGATTTTGTAAAAGAATTAGCCGATAAAATTGAAGAAATTGGGGTAGGTGAAATTGCTACTATTTCAGGTAGATATTATGCAATGGATCGTGATAAGAGATTTGATCGTATTGAGTTAGCTTTTGATGCAATCGTAAATCATAAAGGTGAAAGCTTTGAATGTCCTGTTCAATATGTAAAAGATTCTTACGCTAAAGAAACATATGATGAATTTGTAATTCCTGGATATAATAAAAATGTAGATGGTCAAGTATGTGACAATGATTCAATTATTTTTGCAAATTTCAGACCAGATAGAGCTATCCAATTATCAACTGTAATTACTAATGATGGATTCTATGATCATACATTTAATAATGTACCAAATAATTTAACATTTGTATGTATGATGAAATATGCTGATAGTGTCAATGGTTCAATTGCTTTTGCTTTACCTGAATTAACAAATACTTTAGGAGATTATTTATCAGCTAAAGGATTAAAACAACTAAGAATTGCAGAAACTGAAAAATATGCACATGTTACTTTCTTCTTTGATGGTGGAATTGATAAAGAAATCGAAGGAGCGACACGTGTATTAGTAAATTCACCAAAAGTAGCTACATATGATTTACAACCAGAAATGTCTGCTTATGAAGTAAAAGATAAATTAATCGAAGAATTAGATAAGGATATTCATGATGTAGTAATTGTTAACTTTGCAAACTGTGATATGGTTGGACATACAGGAGTTATTCCAGCAGCAATTAAAGCAGTAAGTGTTGTCGATGAATGTGTTGGTGCTGTATATGATAAAGTTCTTGAATTAGGAGGAACAATGTTAATCACAGCTGATCATGGTAATAGTGAAATGTTATTAGATGAAGATAACAATCCATTTACTGCTCATACAACTAATGAAGTACCTTTAATTTTAACAAATTCTCATTTAGAATTAAGAGAAGGTGGTAAGTTAGGTGATTTAGCTCCTACTATTCTACAATTATTAGGATTAGAAATTCCTGCAGAAATGGATGGTCAATCATTAATTAAATAA
- a CDS encoding DUF3788 domain-containing protein gives MIDIQNKNSSPSLDEIVEYIRNPVFLEFCEDVKIKFNAKEQLDFSSCSWEYGWNVKFKKSGKNLCTIYPREEYFTVLIVVGKKQKEAVEDILSDCSDRIKDVYHQTKEGNGQKWLMIDLEDKDKTYEDVLRLINIRKN, from the coding sequence ATGATAGATATTCAAAATAAAAATTCTTCTCCTTCACTAGATGAAATAGTTGAATATATTCGTAATCCAGTATTCTTGGAGTTTTGCGAGGATGTTAAAATAAAATTCAATGCAAAAGAACAATTGGATTTTAGTTCTTGTAGTTGGGAATATGGTTGGAATGTTAAATTTAAAAAGTCCGGAAAAAATCTTTGCACGATTTATCCTAGAGAAGAATATTTTACCGTATTGATTGTTGTTGGCAAAAAACAAAAAGAAGCTGTAGAAGATATTTTAAGTGATTGTTCAGATAGGATAAAGGATGTATATCATCAAACAAAAGAAGGGAATGGACAAAAATGGTTGATGATTGATTTAGAAGATAAAGACAAAACATATGAAGATGTATTGCGTTTAATAAACATACGCAAGAATTAA
- a CDS encoding Gfo/Idh/MocA family protein has product MKKLNWGILGTGWIATEMAEALNRVNGEIYAVCDTTLEAAKKYAKRFGVQKAYGSADEMIDDENVDIVYIATPHNLHYRFLVQSLKAGKHVFCEKAITVNDSQLEEAVAIAKEKNLVICDGVTLFHMPLFKKLKEIVDSGVIGEVKMVQVNFGSCKEYDVTNRFFSKELAGGALLDIGVYATSFARYFMKSKPNTVLTTANYFETGVDETSGIILRNPEGQMAVMALTMRAKQPKRGVVAGELGYIEVNNYPRGDVATITYTSDGHVETIELGETAKALDYEVLDMQDYILNNGGQENLQYIRDVMATLTEIRKQWGMIYPFE; this is encoded by the coding sequence ATGAAAAAATTAAATTGGGGTATTTTAGGAACTGGTTGGATTGCAACAGAAATGGCAGAAGCTTTAAATCGTGTTAATGGTGAAATATATGCTGTATGTGATACGACTTTAGAAGCAGCTAAAAAATATGCAAAACGTTTTGGAGTACAAAAAGCTTATGGTAGTGCAGATGAAATGATTGATGATGAAAATGTGGATATTGTTTATATTGCTACACCACATAATTTACATTATCGTTTCTTGGTACAGTCATTAAAGGCAGGGAAACATGTTTTTTGTGAAAAGGCTATTACTGTAAATGATTCGCAGTTAGAAGAAGCGGTTGCTATTGCAAAAGAAAAGAATTTAGTAATTTGTGATGGGGTTACTTTATTCCATATGCCATTATTTAAGAAATTGAAAGAGATTGTTGATAGTGGTGTAATTGGTGAAGTAAAAATGGTTCAAGTTAATTTTGGAAGTTGTAAAGAATATGATGTTACGAATCGGTTCTTTTCTAAAGAATTAGCTGGAGGAGCGTTATTAGATATTGGAGTTTATGCAACGAGTTTTGCTAGATATTTTATGAAAAGTAAACCTAATACAGTTTTAACAACAGCTAATTATTTTGAAACAGGTGTTGATGAAACGTCAGGAATCATTTTACGAAATCCAGAAGGACAAATGGCAGTTATGGCATTAACAATGAGAGCAAAACAACCAAAACGTGGAGTTGTAGCTGGTGAATTAGGGTATATTGAGGTAAATAATTATCCTCGTGGTGATGTAGCTACAATTACGTATACAAGTGATGGACATGTAGAAACAATTGAACTTGGAGAAACTGCAAAAGCATTAGATTATGAAGTTTTAGATATGCAAGATTATATTTTAAATAACGGTGGACAAGAAAATCTTCAATATATCCGCGATGTTATGGCAACATTAACTGAAATTAGAAAACAATGGGGTATGATTTACCCATTTGAATAA
- a CDS encoding AI-2E family transporter yields MISLLGLIVSIIIPNLVESLISLVSNISSFLVNIIDNIDEIFKYLNIDFRMEDIGSIKDLINMPWQETFSHILNILTKSAGGIMANATNFLAKFGAIFSGFTFSLYLLGDKEKFILQLRKIIGAIFGYQITKIIFNYGHRTNQIFSDFIGGQLTEACILWILYYTTMRLFGFPYPELIATIIALFCFVPFFGPIASMFVGAFLILSKDSLMAIWFIIYFQILSQIEDNFIYPKVVGNSVGLPGIWVLLSIFAFGDLFGIFGMVIAVPSAACLYALIRGLVNKALKKRKLKITETEIEQVK; encoded by the coding sequence ATGATATCATTGTTGGGTTTGATTGTTAGTATTATTATTCCTAATTTAGTTGAAAGTTTAATTTCATTGGTTAGTAATATTTCGTCATTTTTAGTTAATATTATTGATAATATTGATGAAATATTTAAATATTTAAATATAGATTTTAGGATGGAAGATATTGGTAGTATAAAGGATTTAATTAATATGCCTTGGCAAGAAACTTTTTCACACATACTTAATATACTTACAAAAAGCGCTGGTGGTATAATGGCAAATGCAACTAATTTTTTAGCCAAATTTGGTGCTATTTTTTCTGGTTTTACATTTTCATTATATTTACTTGGAGATAAAGAAAAATTTATATTACAGTTACGCAAAATAATTGGAGCAATTTTTGGCTATCAAATAACAAAAATAATTTTTAATTATGGTCATCGGACTAATCAGATTTTTTCAGATTTTATTGGTGGTCAACTTACAGAAGCATGTATTTTATGGATCTTGTATTATACAACAATGCGCTTGTTTGGGTTTCCTTATCCAGAACTAATTGCAACAATTATTGCATTATTTTGTTTTGTACCTTTTTTTGGACCAATTGCTTCAATGTTTGTAGGTGCCTTTTTAATTTTATCAAAAGATTCATTAATGGCAATTTGGTTTATCATTTATTTTCAAATATTGTCACAAATAGAGGATAATTTTATTTATCCTAAAGTAGTTGGAAATTCAGTTGGATTACCGGGTATTTGGGTATTGCTTTCTATTTTTGCTTTTGGGGATTTATTTGGAATTTTTGGGATGGTAATTGCAGTACCAAGTGCAGCTTGTCTATATGCTCTAATTAGAGGATTAGTAAACAAGGCATTAAAAAAACGTAAATTAAAAATCACTGAAACAGAAATTGAGCAAGTAAAATGA
- a CDS encoding zinc ribbon domain-containing protein → MKQCPYCKKNIPDSAKVCPHCGKPLEKGYKPMKRTNYYSNTMYIILALFLIFSPMLSTFLFGSLLNEQVSETVITSPKEAITLGTLNKANISQEKIEYYFGSLSDFDKLITNSDKYVEKINKFEKDLEAIVNKYSDVKLKKDYNFYVTDQNNIYNELIYTLTSDNNEIILELNYDLSGKSNNVTVNQNTTGLADFEAMKIKEDSYPLFKELVLLVSSNQEYKSFDEASKKFNDLEKSFNERSDSLGNYGLGVSDSDDDSKTSMRILAGNEGYRFRLTCKTELDLDKFV, encoded by the coding sequence ATGAAACAATGTCCTTATTGTAAAAAAAATATTCCTGATAGTGCTAAAGTATGTCCACATTGTGGTAAACCTTTAGAAAAAGGTTATAAACCAATGAAAAGAACAAATTATTATTCTAATACAATGTATATTATTTTAGCTTTATTTTTAATTTTCTCACCAATGTTATCAACATTTTTATTTGGAAGTTTATTAAATGAACAAGTAAGTGAAACAGTTATTACTTCACCTAAAGAAGCAATTACGCTTGGAACATTAAATAAGGCAAACATTAGTCAAGAAAAAATAGAATATTATTTTGGTTCGTTGAGTGATTTTGATAAATTAATTACTAATAGTGATAAGTATGTAGAAAAAATTAATAAGTTTGAAAAAGATTTAGAAGCTATTGTTAATAAATATAGTGATGTTAAATTAAAAAAAGATTATAATTTTTATGTTACTGATCAAAATAATATTTATAATGAATTAATATATACATTAACATCAGATAATAATGAAATAATACTAGAACTTAATTATGATTTATCTGGTAAATCAAATAACGTTACTGTTAATCAAAATACTACTGGTTTAGCAGATTTTGAAGCGATGAAGATAAAAGAGGATAGTTATCCATTATTTAAAGAACTTGTTTTATTAGTTAGTAGTAATCAAGAGTATAAAAGTTTTGATGAAGCTAGTAAAAAATTTAATGATCTTGAAAAAAGTTTTAATGAGCGTAGTGATAGTTTGGGTAATTATGGTTTAGGTGTTAGTGATAGTGATGATGATTCTAAAACATCAATGCGAATATTAGCAGGTAATGAAGGTTATCGTTTTAGACTTACTTGTAAAACAGAATTAGATTTAGATAAATTTGTTTAA
- a CDS encoding thioredoxin family protein, with translation MKKILSLILCVFLISGCSKASTNHIKKDSSLSGINEITYEQLQDKLDSDELFVLYIGRPDCGDCREFEPILNSYLEENEGTYLYYFNIKEIRDASKKEDATKEEKKLYENISKELDIKWTPVLKLVNKGETISEYTYLSEEYYEIKGSKKKEQAKEKYIDDFKDWMSNIYE, from the coding sequence ATGAAAAAAATATTAAGTTTAATTTTATGTGTATTTTTAATTAGTGGGTGCTCTAAAGCATCCACTAATCATATAAAGAAAGATTCGTCACTTTCAGGAATTAATGAAATAACATATGAACAGTTGCAAGATAAATTAGATAGTGACGAATTATTTGTTTTATATATTGGAAGACCGGACTGTGGGGATTGTAGAGAATTTGAACCAATTTTAAATTCATATTTAGAAGAGAATGAAGGTACATATCTTTATTATTTTAATATTAAAGAAATTCGCGATGCATCTAAAAAAGAAGATGCAACTAAAGAAGAAAAAAAGTTATATGAAAATATTAGTAAAGAATTAGATATTAAATGGACACCGGTTTTAAAACTAGTTAATAAAGGTGAAACAATTAGTGAGTATACTTATTTAAGTGAAGAATATTATGAAATTAAAGGTAGTAAGAAAAAAGAACAGGCAAAAGAAAAATATATTGATGATTTTAAGGATTGGATGTCAAATATTTATGAGTAG
- a CDS encoding HAD-IIB family hydrolase translates to MNKKYFFFDIDGTLTDKKTNKVVPSALKALKKLQDNGHFVAIATGRAHYKAINFMREIGLKNMVCNGGHGLVVNERLVKNAPLDFQKCLAVIEQANQLGYGVLVAPYDNNEVYGKDFLFLKQAGFRKEPSTYYFDSNYDFSKFNDIYKMYISIPQNQEYLLTLKDTVGHLRFEKEYLMFQPDEKRKGIKGMIDYLQGEIKDVVVFGDDYNDIDMFQGDWYSIAMGNACNELKKIASEVTDSNVNDGIYNVCMKHNWI, encoded by the coding sequence ATGAATAAAAAATATTTCTTTTTTGATATTGATGGAACATTGACAGATAAAAAAACAAACAAAGTTGTTCCTTCAGCTTTAAAAGCATTAAAAAAACTTCAAGATAATGGACATTTTGTGGCAATTGCCACTGGTAGAGCTCATTATAAAGCTATTAATTTTATGCGTGAAATTGGTTTAAAAAATATGGTATGCAATGGTGGACATGGCCTTGTTGTTAATGAACGGCTTGTTAAAAATGCGCCATTGGATTTTCAAAAATGTTTAGCTGTGATTGAACAAGCAAATCAACTTGGTTATGGAGTACTTGTTGCACCATATGATAATAATGAAGTGTATGGAAAAGATTTTCTTTTTTTGAAACAAGCAGGTTTTAGAAAAGAACCATCAACATATTATTTTGATTCTAATTATGATTTTTCAAAGTTTAATGATATTTATAAAATGTATATTTCTATTCCTCAAAATCAAGAATATCTTTTAACTTTAAAAGATACAGTAGGCCATTTAAGGTTTGAAAAAGAATATTTAATGTTTCAACCTGATGAAAAAAGAAAAGGAATTAAAGGTATGATTGATTATCTTCAAGGTGAAATTAAAGATGTAGTTGTTTTTGGTGATGATTACAATGATATTGACATGTTTCAAGGGGATTGGTATTCTATTGCAATGGGTAATGCTTGTAATGAATTGAAAAAGATTGCTAGTGAAGTTACTGATAGTAATGTTAATGATGGAATATATAATGTTTGTATGAAACATAATTGGATATAA
- a CDS encoding CDP-alcohol phosphatidyltransferase family protein, which produces MKNKKVLFNIPNCLCFFRILLIPLFLYVYFVADFKNRYIVAAFVLVISGISDFLDGFIARKFNMVTDFGKFIDPVADKLTQFVLAITLLFSYPLAWILLIIIILKDLMLAIVGLYLYDYGLKITGASWWGKIATAYFYIIVIVLIGLHIPNTVISFVLIITGSVLMLLSFILYAKELRYMVKEKDKLLNEQKNG; this is translated from the coding sequence ATGAAAAATAAAAAAGTTTTATTTAATATACCTAATTGCTTATGTTTTTTTAGAATTTTGTTAATTCCTTTATTTTTATATGTATATTTTGTGGCCGATTTTAAAAATCGATATATAGTTGCTGCTTTTGTATTAGTAATATCAGGTATTAGTGATTTTTTAGATGGTTTTATTGCTCGTAAATTTAATATGGTCACTGATTTTGGAAAATTTATTGATCCAGTTGCTGATAAGTTAACGCAATTTGTGCTGGCGATAACATTATTGTTTAGTTATCCTCTAGCATGGATTTTGTTGATCATTATTATTTTAAAAGACTTAATGTTAGCGATTGTGGGTCTTTATTTATATGATTATGGCTTAAAAATTACCGGTGCATCTTGGTGGGGGAAAATAGCTACTGCATACTTTTATATAATTGTAATTGTTTTAATTGGTTTGCATATTCCAAATACTGTTATTAGTTTTGTGCTGATTATAACAGGAAGTGTTTTGATGTTGTTATCATTTATATTATATGCTAAAGAACTACGGTATATGGTTAAGGAAAAGGATAAGTTGTTGAATGAACAGAAGAATGGTTAA